The following coding sequences are from one Streptomyces sp. NBC_01294 window:
- the mgrA gene encoding L-glyceraldehyde 3-phosphate reductase, with amino-acid sequence MTDTNPYRAEPSRYDSMEYRRTGHSGLKLPAISLGLWHNFGDDKSLESQRAILRRAFDLGVTHFDLANNYGPPPGSAELNFGKIFSQDFASYRDELILSTKAGYLMHPGPYGEWGSRKYLLGSLDASLKRMGVDYVDIFYSHRFDPDTPLEETMGALASAVQQGKALYVGVSSYTAEQTAEAVRILREMGVRALIHQPSYSMINRWTEEDGLLDTLEDAGMGCISFAPLAQGMLTGKYLKGIPADSRAAQGKSLNPDLLSDEVLRRLAGLNEIAARRGQSLAQLALKWVLRDDRMTSALIGASSVRQLEENVAAPAAAPLSEAELKEIDSFAVSTPGTNIWAQRG; translated from the coding sequence GTGACTGATACCAATCCCTATCGGGCAGAGCCCTCGCGGTACGACTCCATGGAGTACCGGCGCACCGGCCACAGCGGCCTCAAGCTCCCCGCCATCTCCCTCGGCCTCTGGCACAACTTCGGCGACGACAAGTCGCTGGAGTCCCAGAGGGCGATCCTCCGCCGGGCCTTCGACCTCGGCGTGACCCACTTCGACCTGGCGAACAACTACGGCCCTCCGCCCGGCTCGGCCGAGCTGAACTTCGGCAAGATCTTCTCGCAGGACTTCGCGTCCTACCGCGACGAGCTGATCCTCTCGACCAAGGCCGGCTACCTGATGCACCCCGGGCCGTACGGCGAGTGGGGCAGCCGCAAGTACCTGCTCGGCTCGCTCGACGCCTCGCTGAAGCGGATGGGCGTGGACTACGTCGACATCTTCTACTCGCACCGCTTCGACCCGGACACCCCGCTGGAGGAGACCATGGGCGCCCTCGCGTCCGCGGTCCAGCAGGGCAAGGCGCTGTACGTGGGCGTCTCCTCCTACACGGCGGAGCAGACGGCCGAGGCGGTGCGGATCCTGCGCGAGATGGGGGTGCGCGCGCTCATCCACCAGCCCTCGTACTCCATGATCAACCGCTGGACGGAGGAGGACGGCCTGCTGGACACCCTGGAGGACGCGGGCATGGGGTGCATCTCCTTCGCGCCGCTCGCGCAGGGGATGCTGACGGGCAAGTACCTGAAGGGCATCCCGGCGGACTCGCGGGCCGCGCAGGGCAAGTCCCTGAACCCGGACCTGCTGTCGGACGAGGTGCTCCGCCGGCTGGCCGGCCTGAACGAGATCGCGGCGCGCCGCGGCCAGTCGCTCGCCCAGCTGGCGCTCAAGTGGGTGCTCCGCGACGACCGGATGACCTCGGCGCTGATCGGCGCCTCGAGCGTGCGGCAGCTGGAGGAGAACGTGGCCGCGCCGGCGGCTGCGCCGCTCTCCGAGGCCGAGTTGAAGGAGATCGACTCCTTCGCGGTGTCCACCCCCGGCACCAACATCTGGGCCCAGCGCGGCTGA
- a CDS encoding A24 family peptidase, producing MGVLVGVLAVGYGVVGGLLLPRALYRLCVEPGEPWRECCPEGHPVRGWLGPARCRVRVRVEQAAPPLAPAADSVSYGRRGAPLAVLTGGVCGLLAIGVGARPEVGAYVALAPVLVLLALVDRAVQRLPDVLTLPLAAAAAALLGVAALLPGAAGSWRLALLGGGALGAAYLLLHLINPAGMGFGDVKLALSLGVALGWYGWGVWAAGAFLGLLYGALYGLILVLCGPDARRQGFAFGPFMAAGALTGVLLGGFGA from the coding sequence ATGGGTGTTCTTGTGGGGGTTCTTGCCGTCGGGTACGGGGTGGTGGGCGGGCTGTTGTTGCCTCGTGCCCTGTACCGGCTCTGCGTCGAGCCGGGGGAGCCCTGGCGTGAGTGCTGCCCGGAGGGGCACCCGGTGCGCGGCTGGCTCGGGCCGGCGCGCTGCCGGGTCCGGGTCCGGGTGGAGCAGGCCGCGCCGCCCCTGGCCCCCGCCGCGGATTCGGTGTCGTACGGGCGGCGCGGGGCGCCCCTGGCGGTGCTGACGGGCGGGGTCTGCGGGCTGCTCGCGATCGGGGTCGGCGCGCGGCCCGAGGTGGGGGCCTACGTGGCGCTCGCCCCGGTGCTCGTGCTGCTCGCGCTCGTCGACCGGGCCGTACAGCGGCTGCCCGACGTGCTGACCCTGCCGCTCGCCGCCGCGGCGGCCGCGCTGCTCGGGGTGGCCGCGCTCCTGCCCGGCGCCGCCGGGTCCTGGCGGCTCGCGCTGCTGGGCGGCGGCGCGCTCGGGGCGGCGTACCTGCTGCTCCATCTGATCAACCCGGCGGGCATGGGCTTCGGCGACGTCAAGCTGGCGCTCTCGCTGGGGGTCGCTCTTGGGTGGTACGGGTGGGGGGTATGGGCCGCGGGGGCCTTCCTGGGCCTCCTCTACGGGGCCCTGTACGGGCTGATCCTGGTGCTGTGCGGCCCCGATGCCCGTCGGCAGGGCTTCGCCTTCGGCCCCTTCATGGCGGCCGGAGCGCTCACCGGAGTGCTGCTGGGCGGTTTCGGAGCGTAA
- a CDS encoding DUF192 domain-containing protein gives MAPTEHRPDGPHTLHINAHRIPLEVAASYKARTRGLLGRDTIEGALLLTPAGSVHTFRMRFAIDVAYLDRNLRVLAVVTMPPGRLGLPRLRSRHVLEAAAGAMAGWGLRVGTTVQVDPPRTDR, from the coding sequence ATGGCGCCCACCGAACACCGGCCCGACGGCCCCCACACCCTCCACATCAACGCACACCGCATCCCCCTGGAGGTCGCCGCCTCCTACAAGGCCAGAACCCGCGGACTCCTCGGCCGCGACACCATCGAGGGGGCACTCCTCCTCACCCCCGCGGGAAGCGTGCACACCTTCCGCATGCGGTTCGCGATCGACGTGGCGTACCTCGACCGGAACCTCCGCGTGCTCGCCGTGGTCACCATGCCCCCGGGCCGGCTCGGACTGCCCCGCCTCCGCTCCCGCCACGTCCTGGAGGCCGCGGCCGGCGCCATGGCCGGCTGGGGGCTGCGGGTCGGAACCACCGTCCAGGTGGACCCGCCCCGGACCGACCGGTGA
- a CDS encoding SMI1/KNR4 family protein, translating to MTENARIKALEQIMPATHGADEDIDWRAAEAAWGTRFPADFIAFMGRFGAGSINGEASILLPLPKPGLQWDPAGMAEETENARQTWVAEGGRSAFDVDPESIIAWGVTGGSDILCWLTSDPDPDRWPVLVCGRHTADSFAVYPYGMAEFLYRLCSDEFDVSPVSITFWDGGHLSFVHWRKAQRRWQEGRNPETGEPDPYAGDFAD from the coding sequence ATGACGGAGAACGCGCGCATCAAGGCGCTGGAGCAGATCATGCCGGCGACGCACGGCGCCGACGAGGACATCGACTGGCGGGCGGCCGAGGCGGCCTGGGGAACCCGGTTCCCGGCCGATTTCATCGCGTTCATGGGCCGCTTCGGCGCGGGCTCCATCAACGGCGAGGCCAGCATCCTGCTGCCGCTGCCCAAGCCCGGCCTCCAGTGGGACCCGGCCGGAATGGCCGAGGAGACCGAGAACGCCCGGCAGACCTGGGTGGCCGAGGGCGGCCGGTCCGCCTTCGACGTGGACCCGGAGTCGATCATCGCCTGGGGCGTCACCGGCGGGTCGGACATCCTGTGCTGGCTCACCTCGGACCCCGACCCGGACCGCTGGCCGGTGCTGGTCTGCGGGCGCCACACCGCCGACTCCTTCGCGGTGTATCCGTACGGCATGGCCGAGTTCCTCTACCGGCTCTGCTCCGACGAGTTCGACGTGAGCCCCGTCAGCATCACCTTCTGGGACGGCGGCCACCTCAGCTTCGTGCACTGGCGCAAGGCCCAGCGCCGCTGGCAGGAGGGCCGCAACCCGGAGACGGGCGAGCCCGACCCGTACGCCGGCGACTTCGCCGACTAG
- a CDS encoding extracellular solute-binding protein has translation MRRRIFGTAATTVVLGLLIPLAGCGGSGDGAGDSGTLHLVAAEYGNSPATSSKPFWDKMATDFAKENPGIKLDVKLLPWADIDREVSRMVKAGKAPDVALMGSYSDFAAQGKLYPADELLSVTAEANFLPPLADAGSVGNTLYGLPFVASSRLLFYNQALFTKAGIKEPPKTWSDLKAAAKALKDKGVKYPYALPLGPEEAHAEAMIWELSNGGGYADSSGNYSLASEQNIATWTWVKNELVAPGLTGPTAPSQLNRADAFGAFLQGEVGMLNGYPSLAHEARAKGISVGTAVMPVADSLGTGETPPAVGVADWMMAFKQNGKRAEISKFLDFVYQDKNLSDFAGRYHLLPSTVTAARTPAGGGLDKNDQLFLSALYTAQLYPVNDPSWLSVSDTIKRNIGRAVEPAGDPKTVLEDIAAQAGEASKKN, from the coding sequence GTGCGACGAAGAATCTTCGGCACGGCCGCCACCACGGTCGTGCTCGGTCTGCTGATACCTCTGGCCGGATGTGGTGGCTCCGGAGACGGTGCAGGTGACAGCGGTACGCTGCACCTGGTCGCCGCCGAATACGGCAACAGCCCGGCCACCAGTTCCAAGCCGTTCTGGGACAAGATGGCGACTGATTTCGCCAAGGAGAACCCCGGCATCAAGCTCGACGTCAAGCTCCTGCCGTGGGCCGACATCGACCGCGAGGTCTCCCGCATGGTGAAGGCCGGCAAGGCGCCGGATGTCGCGCTCATGGGCTCTTACTCGGACTTCGCCGCCCAGGGCAAGCTGTATCCCGCGGACGAACTCCTCTCGGTCACCGCCGAGGCGAATTTCCTTCCGCCGCTCGCCGATGCCGGCTCCGTCGGCAACACGCTGTACGGCCTGCCCTTCGTGGCGAGCAGCCGCCTCCTCTTCTACAACCAGGCGCTCTTCACCAAGGCGGGCATCAAGGAGCCCCCGAAGACCTGGTCCGACCTCAAGGCCGCCGCCAAGGCGCTCAAGGACAAGGGCGTGAAGTACCCGTACGCCCTTCCCCTGGGCCCGGAGGAGGCGCACGCCGAGGCGATGATCTGGGAGCTCAGCAACGGCGGCGGCTACGCCGACAGCAGCGGCAACTACAGCCTGGCCTCCGAGCAGAACATCGCGACCTGGACCTGGGTCAAGAACGAGCTGGTCGCTCCCGGGCTCACCGGCCCCACCGCGCCGTCCCAGCTGAACCGCGCGGACGCCTTCGGCGCCTTCCTGCAGGGCGAGGTCGGCATGCTCAACGGCTACCCCTCGCTCGCCCACGAGGCGCGCGCCAAGGGCATCAGCGTCGGCACGGCCGTCATGCCCGTCGCGGACAGCCTCGGCACCGGGGAGACCCCGCCGGCCGTCGGCGTGGCCGACTGGATGATGGCGTTCAAGCAGAACGGCAAGCGCGCGGAGATCAGCAAGTTCCTGGACTTCGTCTACCAGGACAAGAACCTGTCGGACTTCGCCGGCCGCTACCACCTGCTGCCGTCCACCGTCACCGCCGCGCGCACCCCGGCAGGCGGCGGCCTCGACAAGAACGACCAGCTGTTCCTGAGCGCGCTGTACACCGCCCAGCTCTACCCGGTGAACGACCCGTCCTGGCTGTCCGTCAGCGACACCATCAAGCGCAACATCGGGCGCGCCGTGGAGCCGGCCGGCGACCCGAAGACCGTCCTGGAGGACATCGCCGCCCAGGCCGGCGAAGCCTCGAAGAAGAACTGA
- a CDS encoding serine hydrolase domain-containing protein, translating into MDAGVNVGVTVDGTVAAGWEPVREEFAAAVAAEPHSPEAQLAVHHRGRRVVDLWAGEDTDGETLSGVYSITKGAAHLVVALLVQDGVLDWDRPVPAYWPEFTGDGKERLTLRQLISHRSGLINTDEGFDYDEIADDALIASRLARQKPFWEPGTAYGYHAFVIGALTGEVVRRATGRSVQEVYEERVRAPYGLDLYLGLPASEEGRWKPVLEMLPTPGQRAAQAGGGPLPALLAVAFNAHREPPMDLIVHANHPRTRELGPASAGGMGSARGIAGLYAAAIGAFDGRAPLLEADTVAEVARLHTPGPDAVTAEPDHFGLGFKQQPAVGPRAFGHSGAAGAQGFADPVTGVAYGYTRRRFGFPGGAAPENERLTAAVLDAARAV; encoded by the coding sequence GTGGACGCAGGTGTGAACGTGGGCGTCACCGTGGACGGCACGGTGGCGGCGGGCTGGGAGCCGGTGCGCGAGGAGTTCGCGGCCGCCGTGGCGGCCGAGCCGCATTCGCCCGAGGCCCAGCTGGCCGTGCACCACCGGGGCCGCCGGGTGGTCGATCTGTGGGCTGGCGAGGACACCGACGGGGAGACCCTGAGCGGGGTCTACTCGATCACCAAGGGCGCGGCGCACCTGGTGGTGGCGCTGCTCGTGCAGGACGGCGTACTGGACTGGGACCGCCCGGTGCCGGCGTACTGGCCCGAGTTCACCGGGGACGGCAAGGAGCGGCTGACGCTGCGCCAGCTGATCAGCCACCGGTCCGGGCTGATCAACACCGACGAGGGCTTCGACTACGACGAGATCGCGGACGACGCCCTGATCGCGTCGCGGCTGGCCCGGCAGAAGCCGTTCTGGGAGCCCGGTACGGCGTACGGCTACCACGCCTTCGTGATCGGCGCGCTGACCGGCGAGGTCGTGCGCCGGGCGACGGGCCGGTCGGTCCAGGAGGTCTACGAGGAGCGCGTGCGCGCCCCGTACGGGCTGGACCTGTACCTGGGTCTGCCCGCCTCGGAGGAAGGCCGCTGGAAGCCGGTGCTGGAGATGCTGCCGACGCCCGGGCAGCGGGCGGCGCAGGCCGGCGGCGGGCCGCTGCCGGCCCTGCTGGCGGTCGCCTTCAACGCGCACCGGGAACCCCCGATGGACCTGATCGTCCACGCCAACCACCCGAGGACGCGGGAGCTCGGACCGGCCTCGGCGGGCGGCATGGGATCGGCGCGCGGCATCGCGGGCCTGTACGCGGCGGCGATCGGCGCGTTCGACGGCCGGGCGCCGCTGCTGGAGGCGGACACGGTGGCGGAGGTCGCGAGGCTGCACACTCCGGGCCCGGACGCCGTGACCGCGGAGCCGGACCACTTCGGGCTGGGCTTCAAGCAGCAGCCGGCGGTGGGCCCGCGGGCCTTCGGGCACAGCGGTGCGGCGGGCGCGCAGGGCTTCGCCGATCCGGTCACCGGAGTCGCGTACGGGTACACGCGCCGCCGTTTCGGCTTCCCGGGCGGGGCGGCGCCGGAGAACGAGCGCCTGACGGCGGCGGTGTTGGATGCGGCGCGGGCGGTATGA
- a CDS encoding nuclear transport factor 2 family protein, translated as MAIAPAKLSDPVVGALVSAVNAHDKDAFLALLTADATMADDGSDRDLHDWIDREIFDSGGHMDVQSESDGGRALIVNYRNDTWGEMRTAWRFTIAPGGGRISHFETGQA; from the coding sequence GTGGCCATCGCCCCCGCCAAACTCTCCGACCCCGTGGTCGGCGCCCTCGTCAGCGCCGTCAACGCGCACGACAAGGACGCCTTCCTCGCGCTCCTGACCGCCGACGCGACCATGGCCGACGACGGCTCCGACCGCGACCTCCACGACTGGATCGACCGGGAGATCTTCGACTCCGGCGGCCACATGGACGTCCAGTCCGAGTCCGACGGCGGCCGCGCCCTGATCGTCAACTACCGCAACGACACCTGGGGAGAGATGCGCACCGCCTGGCGCTTCACGATCGCCCCCGGCGGCGGCCGGATCAGCCACTTCGAGACCGGCCAGGCCTGA
- a CDS encoding polysaccharide deacetylase family protein, with product MGFSTRVNKKGIRAGAAVVASAAAVAATVWGVATLVEPGSTAARQNVAGPKGTDNSGRGDGGQPAQPQQRIPEGIAHASEGGANAVNITIDDGPDPRWTPKMLEILRKHDVKATFCMVGPQAKAHPDLVKKVVAAGHRLCDHTMDHDTAMDKKPVAYQERQILDAKKLIEEAAGSGAKVEYYRAPGGAFTPDSRRIAAANGMRPLGWNVDTKDFDKPGAAAIVDAVKREIGNGPTVLFHDGGGNRAQTVEALDQVLAWLGEQGRPTGFPVRTAPDTP from the coding sequence ATGGGATTCTCGACGCGCGTGAACAAGAAGGGCATCCGGGCCGGTGCGGCCGTCGTGGCCTCGGCCGCCGCCGTGGCGGCGACGGTGTGGGGGGTGGCGACCCTGGTGGAGCCGGGCAGCACCGCGGCCCGGCAGAACGTGGCCGGGCCGAAGGGCACCGACAACTCCGGCCGCGGCGACGGCGGTCAGCCGGCGCAGCCGCAGCAGCGGATACCCGAGGGCATAGCCCACGCATCGGAGGGCGGCGCGAACGCCGTCAACATCACCATCGACGACGGCCCCGACCCCCGCTGGACCCCGAAGATGCTGGAGATACTCCGCAAGCACGACGTCAAGGCGACCTTCTGCATGGTCGGGCCGCAGGCCAAGGCCCACCCCGACCTGGTCAAGAAGGTGGTCGCGGCCGGCCACCGGCTCTGCGACCACACCATGGACCACGACACGGCCATGGACAAGAAGCCCGTCGCCTACCAGGAGCGGCAGATCCTGGACGCGAAGAAGCTGATCGAGGAAGCCGCGGGCAGCGGCGCCAAGGTCGAGTACTACCGGGCCCCCGGCGGCGCGTTCACCCCCGACAGCCGGCGCATCGCCGCCGCGAACGGCATGCGTCCGCTCGGCTGGAACGTCGACACCAAGGACTTCGACAAGCCGGGTGCGGCCGCCATCGTCGACGCGGTGAAGCGCGAGATAGGCAACGGCCCGACGGTGCTCTTCCACGACGGCGGCGGCAACCGCGCCCAGACCGTCGAGGCCCTCGACCAGGTGCTGGCCTGGCTGGGGGAGCAGGGCCGGCCGACGGGCTTCCCGGTCCGCACCGCCCCCGACACGCCCTGA
- a CDS encoding MDR family MFS transporter → MVDTVKPAATSGEVKPRSVRVVLMALMIAMLLAMLDNMIIGTAMPTIVGELGGLEHLSWVVTAYTLATAASTPIWGKIGDLYGRKGSFLTSIVIFLIGSALSGMAQDMGQLIGFRAIQGLGAGGLMVGVMAIIGDLIPPRERGKYQGMMAGVMALAMIGGPLVGGTITDHMGWRWSFYINLPLGAVALAMVTAVLHLPKKTEQGARPKIDYLGAALLTVAITSTVLVTTWGGSEYAWGSGEILGLIAVGVLTTAGFLYVETKAAEPIMPLHIFRSRNFTLMSVIGFLVGFAMFGGVLYLPLFQQSVQGASATNSGLLLLPMLLSMMAVSLIAGRVTTNSGKYKIFPIVGGALMVVGLFLLATMDTGTSRLVSGVYMAVLGAGLGFLMQITMLVAQNSVDMKDMGVASSSATLFRTLGGSFGVALMGSLFNARVTDTMSERLGPEAAEAANSAQLDAASLAKLPDAMREAYQHAVADGTHAAFLLGAAIAVLGFAAAWFVKEVPLRGAGPAPAPSPADDADSASDSASDSASGGASNGAADGASGGASGGGKAAPAAQESVAR, encoded by the coding sequence ATGGTCGACACAGTCAAGCCCGCGGCGACCTCGGGGGAGGTGAAGCCGCGCAGCGTGCGGGTCGTCCTCATGGCGCTGATGATCGCGATGCTGCTGGCCATGCTCGACAACATGATCATCGGCACCGCGATGCCCACGATCGTCGGCGAGCTCGGCGGCCTGGAGCACCTCTCGTGGGTCGTGACCGCCTACACGCTCGCGACCGCGGCCTCCACTCCCATCTGGGGCAAGATCGGCGACCTGTACGGGCGGAAGGGCTCCTTCCTCACCTCGATCGTCATCTTCCTGATCGGCTCCGCGCTCAGCGGAATGGCCCAGGACATGGGCCAGTTGATCGGCTTCCGCGCGATCCAGGGCCTCGGCGCCGGCGGTCTGATGGTCGGCGTCATGGCGATCATCGGCGACCTGATCCCGCCCCGTGAGCGCGGCAAGTACCAGGGCATGATGGCCGGCGTGATGGCCCTCGCCATGATCGGCGGCCCGCTGGTCGGCGGCACCATCACCGACCACATGGGCTGGCGCTGGTCCTTCTACATCAACCTGCCGCTGGGCGCCGTGGCCCTCGCCATGGTGACCGCGGTGCTGCACCTGCCCAAGAAGACGGAGCAGGGCGCCCGCCCGAAGATCGACTACCTGGGCGCGGCGCTGCTGACCGTCGCCATCACCTCCACCGTCCTCGTCACGACGTGGGGCGGCAGCGAGTACGCCTGGGGCTCGGGCGAGATCCTCGGCCTCATCGCCGTCGGCGTGCTGACGACCGCCGGCTTCCTCTATGTCGAGACCAAGGCCGCCGAGCCGATCATGCCGCTGCACATCTTCCGCAGCCGCAACTTCACCCTCATGTCCGTGATCGGCTTCCTGGTCGGCTTCGCGATGTTCGGCGGCGTGCTCTACCTCCCGCTGTTCCAGCAGTCGGTGCAGGGCGCCTCCGCCACCAACTCGGGCCTGCTCCTGCTGCCCATGCTGCTCTCGATGATGGCCGTCTCGCTGATCGCGGGCCGCGTCACCACCAACAGCGGCAAGTACAAGATCTTCCCGATCGTCGGCGGCGCGCTCATGGTCGTCGGACTGTTCCTGCTCGCCACGATGGACACCGGTACCTCCCGCCTCGTCTCGGGCGTCTACATGGCCGTCCTCGGCGCCGGACTCGGCTTCCTCATGCAGATCACCATGCTGGTCGCCCAGAACAGCGTCGACATGAAGGACATGGGCGTCGCCTCCTCCTCGGCGACCCTCTTCCGGACCCTCGGCGGCTCCTTCGGCGTGGCCCTGATGGGCTCCCTCTTCAACGCCCGGGTCACGGACACCATGTCCGAGCGCCTGGGCCCGGAGGCCGCCGAGGCCGCGAACTCCGCCCAGCTGGACGCCGCGAGCCTGGCCAAGCTGCCGGATGCGATGCGCGAGGCCTATCAGCACGCGGTGGCCGACGGCACGCACGCGGCGTTCCTGCTCGGCGCGGCCATCGCCGTACTGGGCTTCGCGGCCGCCTGGTTCGTCAAGGAGGTCCCACTCCGGGGCGCGGGCCCGGCCCCCGCTCCTTCCCCGGCCGACGACGCGGACAGCGCATCGGACAGCGCATCGGACAGCGCTTCGGGCGGTGCTTCGAACGGGGCTGCGGACGGTGCTTCCGGCGGCGCTTCGGGCGGCGGCAAGGCGGCCCCGGCCGCGCAGGAGTCCGTCGCGCGCTGA
- a CDS encoding TetR/AcrR family transcriptional regulator, protein MSSSSPQRRRGDTRQRIQDVALELFAEQGYEKTSLREIAERLGVTKAALYYHFKTKEDIIISIFEDVTRPIDELIEWAEQQPRTLETKREVLRRYSEVMAAGSSLYRFMQENQATTRELTIGETVKQRLFTLVELLRTEDGPLTDQVRCVSALFTLHAGMMFLQHVEGDPEETRLAALEVATDLITQAHHEPS, encoded by the coding sequence ATGTCCAGCAGCAGTCCGCAGCGCCGCCGTGGTGACACGCGCCAGCGCATCCAGGACGTCGCACTGGAGCTCTTCGCCGAGCAGGGGTACGAGAAGACGTCGCTGCGCGAGATCGCGGAGCGGCTGGGGGTCACGAAGGCGGCGCTGTATTACCACTTCAAGACCAAGGAAGACATCATCATCAGCATCTTCGAGGACGTGACGCGGCCCATCGACGAGCTGATCGAGTGGGCGGAGCAGCAGCCGCGCACGCTGGAGACCAAGCGCGAGGTGCTGCGCCGCTACAGCGAGGTGATGGCGGCGGGCTCCTCGCTGTACCGGTTCATGCAGGAGAACCAGGCGACGACGCGTGAGCTGACCATCGGCGAGACGGTGAAGCAGCGGCTCTTCACCCTGGTGGAGCTCCTCCGTACCGAGGACGGCCCGCTGACGGACCAAGTGCGCTGCGTCAGCGCGCTGTTCACACTGCACGCCGGCATGATGTTCCTCCAGCACGTGGAGGGCGACCCGGAGGAGACCCGCCTGGCGGCCCTGGAGGTCGCCACGGACCTCATCACCCAGGCCCACCACGAGCCCTCCTGA
- a CDS encoding nuclear transport factor 2 family protein, whose product MTTAATATTAAVRPPLPPFTEESARAKVQAAEDAWNSRDPERVSLAYTEDSVWRNRDRFLTGRAEIRAFLAEKWERELDYRLRKELWAFTGNRISVRFEYEWHDAAGQWFRSHGNEQWEFDDNGLMRRREASINDVPIAAEGRRLV is encoded by the coding sequence GTGACCACTGCCGCGACCGCCACCACCGCCGCCGTACGCCCGCCCCTGCCGCCCTTCACCGAGGAGTCCGCCCGCGCCAAGGTCCAAGCGGCCGAGGACGCCTGGAACAGCCGCGACCCCGAGCGCGTCTCCCTCGCGTACACCGAGGACTCGGTCTGGCGGAACCGCGACCGCTTCCTCACCGGCCGCGCCGAGATCCGCGCCTTCCTCGCCGAGAAGTGGGAGCGCGAGCTCGACTACCGCCTCCGCAAGGAGCTTTGGGCCTTCACCGGCAACCGCATCTCCGTCCGCTTCGAGTACGAGTGGCACGACGCCGCCGGGCAGTGGTTCCGCAGCCACGGCAACGAGCAGTGGGAGTTCGACGACAACGGCCTGATGAGGCGGCGCGAGGCCAGCATCAACGACGTCCCCATCGCCGCCGAGGGCCGCCGGCTCGTCTGA
- a CDS encoding TetR/AcrR family transcriptional regulator → MDDEEARTRLLDTAEALFYADGIQAVGMDRIRAESGVPLKRLYRVFPAKESLVTAYLQRRDQRWTADLRAAATGAPDPVLAVFDWLADWFSEPDFRGCAFLNAYGELGAGGPAGVLDVVRRHKAELRSLLAELAGQDREDLADQLLILVEGATVVAALDPGPEPARRARAVAERLVSS, encoded by the coding sequence ATGGACGACGAAGAGGCCCGCACCCGACTTCTGGACACGGCGGAGGCACTGTTCTACGCGGACGGCATCCAGGCCGTCGGCATGGACCGCATCCGTGCCGAGTCCGGGGTCCCCCTCAAGCGCCTCTACCGGGTCTTCCCGGCGAAGGAATCCCTGGTCACGGCCTACCTGCAACGCCGCGACCAGCGCTGGACAGCCGACCTCCGCGCGGCGGCGACGGGAGCCCCGGACCCGGTCCTCGCCGTCTTCGACTGGCTGGCGGACTGGTTCTCCGAGCCGGACTTCCGGGGCTGCGCATTCCTGAACGCGTACGGGGAACTGGGCGCGGGCGGCCCGGCGGGGGTCCTGGACGTCGTACGCCGCCACAAGGCGGAGCTGCGGTCCCTCCTGGCCGAGCTGGCCGGCCAGGACCGCGAGGACCTGGCGGACCAGCTGCTGATCCTGGTCGAGGGCGCGACGGTGGTGGCGGCCCTGGACCCGGGCCCGGAGCCGGCGCGGCGGGCACGCGCGGTCGCGGAACGGCTCGTGTCCAGCTGA
- a CDS encoding DinB family protein, translating into MIDEFAKDNLHGRLRRDRKALLWKLDGLSEYDARRPLTATGTNLLGLVKHVASVEARYFGEVFDRPSPEPLPRWQDSNGSDLWATEDETRDQIIGFYRRTWEHSDATIDELPLDAPGHVPWWPEPYPNTNLFAVMVHVLGESIRHAGHADILREGLDGRTGLRAEHEKQIDEEARAAYCAKIEQAARSAAPIKA; encoded by the coding sequence ATGATCGATGAATTCGCGAAAGACAACCTGCACGGGAGACTGCGGCGGGACCGCAAGGCGCTGCTCTGGAAACTCGACGGCTTGTCCGAATACGACGCCCGCCGGCCTTTGACAGCGACCGGGACCAACCTCCTCGGCCTGGTCAAACACGTGGCCAGCGTCGAGGCCAGGTACTTCGGCGAGGTCTTCGACCGCCCTTCCCCGGAACCGCTGCCCCGGTGGCAGGACTCCAACGGCAGCGATCTGTGGGCGACCGAGGACGAGACCCGCGATCAGATCATCGGGTTCTACCGGCGCACGTGGGAACACTCGGACGCGACGATCGACGAGCTTCCCCTCGACGCCCCCGGCCACGTGCCGTGGTGGCCGGAGCCTTATCCCAACACGAACCTGTTCGCCGTCATGGTCCATGTCCTCGGCGAGTCCATCCGGCATGCCGGGCACGCCGATATCTTGCGCGAGGGCCTCGACGGCCGGACCGGGTTGCGCGCCGAACACGAGAAGCAGATCGACGAGGAAGCCCGTGCAGCCTACTGCGCGAAGATCGAGCAGGCCGCCAGGTCGGCCGCACCAATCAAGGCTTAG